The genomic interval AGAAATTTTAGAAAAACTACCATCAATAATTAATCGAAATGCAATTGATGCAATCAAGAAGCACATAGATGACCTTAAGCTAGATCTTAAAAGAGAAATTAATCAGTACGAGGATATTCTTAAAGAAAGAGAAAAATATAAAAGATTATTAGATGAAATCATAAATAATGAAGCAACACGTGTAAATGAAAACGAAAAAGCACGTGAAACCGTGTTAAACAGTATTAAAACTCTTCAAAAAGAGTCAGTTAGTGATTTTGAAACAAAATATACATCAGTGATATCGATAGATAACATCGTAGATATTATTAAAGAAAAAAGGTACAAAAAGAAAAAGGAAGATATGGAATTATTAGCAGGATATTTGAGTAGTAAACTGCAAGCTAAATTACAGACTATTTTAAAGGGTAAGTCGGAAAAGCTAAACAACGTGATTGATAATTACCTCCAAAACTTTAATGTGCAAATCAATAAATTAGAGAGCGAATTAAAAAGTTTCAATATCCCATTTGATACAGTGAAAATTTTTGCAAGTGGGCTAGCGGGTTTGGCTACATTCGGTGGTCTTGCGATTTGGGCATCAACTTTAGGGAACTTAGGTGCTTATATCCTTGTAGCAAAAGGTGTTAGTGTATTATCTGCTCTAGGCATTTCTGTAGCAGGGGGAACAGCAGGTGCGGCCTCATTGGTTGCAGCTATTGGTGGTCCAATAACGTTAGGAATTGCGTTAGCAGTTATTGTTGGTTTATCCGTGTTTGCATTTGCATCAGGAGGATGGCAAAAAGGAATTGCTAAAAAACTTGTTAAGGAATATTCAAAGCAAGATGCATTTGGCCAGTTTGTCACCGAGATTGAAAAGTTTTGGGATGATACAGAATCCGCCTTCAATGCCGCTGCCGATCATTTAGAAGCACAGTGGAAAGAATATGTAGAAGGTTTAAATGAAATGGTTAATTCTTCTAGCATTGAAGATATAAAGGCAAGCATTCTTAAAGCAGAACGTCTTCAAAGTTTTTTGGAAGAAATGCCATTGTCGGAGTCTACAATGGCATTAAGGGGGATGTAAGATGATGTCGATTGACGAGCAATTATCACTTTTTCAGGAATTTCTTACCAAAAATGACATATGGCAAGCAAACTTACTCATCAAAAATATCTTTAATAAAAATATAGAAAATCGAGATGTTTTTCAGACATTTTATGAGTTCAGTATAAAAATTGCCAACTGGAATTTAGATATACCAACACGAAAATTGTTTTTAGAGCAAGCTTTCTCTGCAGTCATTTTTTTTAGTGAAAATGCGTTATTAACAAGTGATGTAATAGAAATGGTTTATGCTTGCCAAAACGAAGTAGATAATATTCGAAATGAAATTACTCGCATAGAACAAATTCAAATAGATCGAAGAGTGGAAGATGCTAAAAAGGAACAATCGGAACTTATTCTCAAGCTTACGGAGTACAAATTTGCACTAGGAAAAAGTAGAAATCAACAGGAGTTTAATACTCTCCTAGAAAAAATAAAAGTAGTAGAAGAACAGATAGATGTAAGTTTTCTAACTGAGATGGATGAGAAATTGTATAAGGAACTAACTATGGATTATCCGAACATTATTAACCAAAAGCTTAATGAGTTTGAGAAGGTCAAGGTAAAAGAATATAACAAGAAGGCCGTTAGTGATTTTTATCAGGTTTTTAATGAATTTAAGCAAAATGAGGATAAGTATAAAACAAGTATGTTAGAGCTTAAAAGACTCGTGCGAACCCGATTATTTTCGTATGATGCTGGGCGTTTATTAAATGAAACAATAATTTACTATAATCATGTTTACTCCTATATCTTTGGTAAATTAGACGAAGAAGGTAAATACAATTTAACTGAGCTTGCAATTGAATTGGAAAAAGCAAACTAACAAGGAGGTGGCTTATGTTTAAGAGTAGAAAGTCCATAACGAACGGATTAAGTCACTCCCCACATTTTGTGAATACTAATTTGTTTGTTATGCCACTTCAAAGTTCAAATACATTTGGAACTATCAAAACAACGAATGCCTATAATGAGCAATTTGAACGAATTTTTACAAGTCTGAATGAAAAACGGCAAGAATTACAGTCGAGAGTGAGTTCACTACCACCAGGAGATGACTCACTCCGCAATCAAGGTGTATACATGGCCTGGAAGTACGAACAAGCGGAGATTCAGATGGGGGGTAAAGGGTCTAGAGATTGGACAGATGCACAAATGCAGGAGATTTTCGATAGGGGACGAGTGCGAGGAGCAGAGGGTCATCATATAAACTCAGTTGGTGAACATACATCACAGCAAGCGAACCCTGACAATATTAAATTCATGAAAAATAAAGAGGAGCACCTTGCTGCGCATAACGGAAATTGGAAAAATCCTACTGAGGGTGACCTCATCGATAGAAACTCTCGTCTTGAAGACATAAATAATAAACGAATCAATAAAAATGAATTGACTGGAATCGGTTTAGCTGCAGCAATTGGGTTAGGTATAGGGTTTACAATAGGTGCTGTAACAACTCTTGCTAAACAAGGTGTATCTGTTAAGTCGGTAATGGAGGCAGCAGGAGTTGGTCTTAAGACAGGAGCTGAATCTTCCGTATTAGCAGTTATTAATCATGGCCTAGTACGTGGAATTGGTGAAGCCGCTACTACTGTTCTTGCTCAAATTGCTACTGAAAGATTTGGATTTACTTTGACTGAAAACCTTGTGAAAATGTGCAATATGGCAGTTGTAGGTGCCGTTTCAACAATTGTTTTCAGTACATGGGTATTTGTCAAGTTAAAATGGAAAGGTCACGCCACATCATTTGCTCTCAAGCAAGTAGGTAAAACATTAGGTTATTCATTAGGTATCCTGTTTTTATCTATTGTTGCACAGGGGATTTGGGGTGGACACGCAGGCTTAATATTATCACTTGGTATCGGTTTATCGATGGTATTTTATCAGTTCGTCAAAATGCAACTAGATAAACAATTCTACGAGAAAATACGTCTTTTTACTATTCATAAGCTTCGGCCAAATTTTTAGACTTGATTTATGGCTATGATGAAATATGGAGAAAGGTAGTGTGGATTTGATTTACAATGATTTTATTACAAAAGTAAAGTTGCAAGATTCACGTAACGAATTTGGTGAGCTTGACCGAGTTGAAGACTTTGATATACCAATAATTTTACATGACTTTTACAAGTATGCTAATCCTATTGATGTCGAAGTGACGCAGGAAGATTTTACATCAATCAAGTTCTATCCAGCATCATCCCTCCTCAACTTACAAAACGAATATGACCTACCAAGGGATACATTTGTATTTGCTTCAAGAGAAGGAGACCCAATTCTGTTGAAGGGAGAGAAGGTTTACACAGCAGTCCATGGAGTTGAAAAATGGGATCCGAAATTACTCGCAAATTCTTTCGATGAATTTCTTGGAATGCTTATTTCGTAAGGGTTAAAAATGTAGGTTGAATTTAATTATTCTTTTAAATTAATGGACCATACAAATAATAAATGTATTTGTAATACAAAATAAAGTACTTAAGTTATGAAACATAAAAATCTCTTTTGAGAAATCTACAAAATTTTTAGTTTTTTTGCAAAATTCGACAAAGATTCGAGTTGTTTAATAGTACATTTGTAACAAGAAAGTAAAAGAGGTTTTCGGATATACATGAATGACTGAGTTAATCTGTATGACCAGGTATTGTTGCGGGGGTTGAGAAAATGAATTTATACTATAAAGCTTTGTATGATGATTCTAGAAAAGCTAATAATATGGTAACGGCTGTTGACGATAATATGAGAAAGTTTGAACGTTATTTGACACTAGCGATTAAAGCGCTACGAGAAAAAAAGCATGTAAGGGCAAAATGGGATACAGTAGAAGACCCTACTAAACTAATCATTGATCCTTTATGCTATCAAATTACCCTGAGCACATCATCGGTGTTAGAAGTTTTTATGGATGAAAACTACTTAGAATTAAATGTAGAAAACAATGTTCCGTTCGAACCAGGAAGCGGGATTCGTCTAGATAATAATTTTATGCCACTTCTCCCTACTCAATTTGAGCTTATTTCGATCAGTTCCACACGTCATTTATTACGAATCACGGATAGCTCTGCTTATAATGGGGAAAAACAGGCGCTAACGAGTAACGGTAGCATCGCGACTATTACCCCTTTTGAGATTAAGGATATTTCCCAAAACGGTCATCACCTGACGTTAAGCGGGAAAACATATAACGAGAAAAAAGGTTCATATTCCTTTGAAATAAAGGGAGAAATCAATGAAGATGAAGATCTTTATATTAATGGACTTTATATGAACCAATCAGATTGGCATATAGCAAATCTGTCGGGGGATCTTTATTTCAACGAAAAAGGTGAGCGAATTCCAATCCTTGAAAGAAACGGAAATGCACTGTACGTTTCGCAAAGCTTTCCAAAACCTAAAAAAATCACCCATGGTGGTATAGACGTTCATTTTAAAATTCAAACGATTCCAATCCCAAAGAAGATTCATGTCAATGGAGTAGAAATCGCCATAGAGCATAATCGAGATTCATTTGAAACATTAAGTAACGTTTCCGGCTTATCTAACGATCATATATATAGGGATCCGGAAAATGGGATCGACATGTTTAAAATATCGAAATATGATCAAAAGAGTAGTTCAAGGAAAGGCCAATTAGCGATACGACTAATAGACGAAGAGGAAGATGATGAGTCATTCTCTAAATCGAATGTTGATTACTTCTTTGATCAAGACACGGAAGAATTAGAAGGGATACTCGACGGAAAGCAAGTGAGGTTGAAAATTGAAAAGGTTCTTCCAGATGAGCGAATCCTATTCATTAGTAGGCACGATAGAACGACACTTAAATTTAGTGATATACCTGAAGTCCTCTCCATTCGGGTAAATACGTATCAATTAGAAATGCAACGAAAAGCGATACAAAAGCTAAAAAGAGTACCTTTAACAGATCAAAAGCCACTTATTGATCTATCGAGAAGAAAAGAAAGAGAAAAGGTATGGAAGTCCTTTACACCTGAAACCATTACAGAATGGAAAGTATTGACCGACCATACTAGAGAAGGTGTTCAAGCGCAAAGAAGCTTTGTTTCAAAAGCACTCGCAACACCCGATTTTGCACTGTTAGAAGGTCCACCAGGATCAGGGAAAACAACAACCATTCTTGAATTAATTGTTCAATTAATTCAACGGGGTAAACGAATTCTTTTATGTGGTTCAACACATGTCTCGCTTGATAATGTGTTAGAAAGGCTACAAGAGAAGAATTTGTTAGATGGAATTTTTCCATTACGGATCGGAAAACAAGATTCAATTAGCGAGAAAATTAAAGAATTCACGATGGACAACTATGAAAATAGTAAGTTCCGTGATGTATTAATTGAATCGGCAAATCTAGTTTGTGGAACCACATTTGGAATCTTGAAACATCCATTATTTAATCTTAACGGTGATGAACCGCCTGTTCCTAAATATGATTACTTAATTATTGATGAATCTAGTAAAACAACGTTCCAAGAGTTTTTAATTCCTGCTCTATTCGCGAAGCGTTGGATCCTTGTTGGGGATATTAAGCAATTACCGCCCTTTAATGATCGTGAACATGTGAATGCTGCAATCGATGATGACGAAAAATTATCACCTGCTTTAAAGCAAGCATGTCTTCTCATTTATCAATATATCCATGATTTTAGAGTGCGAATGCCTGTTTGTCTCGTTTTACAGGATGATGTAATTAAAAATATTCAAAGTGAGCTGGCAGTGGCTGACCCAGACGATATGAAGAAAAGGGTTGTTGTTATAGATGAGAATCCGACTGTTGACTCTATTTCTTTCGTAGGCATTTCCCAAATGGATATAAAAAAGAAAAATCCGATTGTCTGGAGTATGCAAGGCGCTGAGGTGATTTTTGTAAGTGAAAAATTATATTCACTTGTTGAAAATCAGATTCCAACGAATATGGTTGTAATCAAAGATGATTGGGAAAATTCATCTAATCACTATCAAGTGAATGCTTTTTATTCTCGTCACCCTCAAGAATTACATCAGTCATTGCAATATACTTGGAAGTCAAGCAGAAAACGTGAAGCTTTGGCAATCGATTTTTTCAGTGAACAAAAGAAGTTTTTAAAAGAAAAAACATGGGCATCAGAATATGGATGGAGATTAGTTCGTTCTTTTGAGTTGGAGAATGTAGACAATTCGCGAACGAGAGAAAACTTAAAGAGGAATCTAGAATTACTTTCGCCTAACACTGCAGCTGCTCATATTTTAAAAGATATTGAAACAGTAGGTGACATTGCATTGCCATCTATCTTGCAAGCCCTTCAGGATGGGGTTGGGAAGAATAGAGATCAGTCACTTGAAACGACCTTAAATTCTGGTTTCAATATGGAAGAAAAACAAAATCGATTCGTATCTTTAGACTATCAACATCGTATGCACCCGGAAATTTCTCAATTTCCAAGATCCTATTTTTATAACAATGAGGCACTTCGCGATTCATCCTATACGAGGTACAAGCGTGAATGGACGTACAATCGTTATCAGAATAGAAATATATGGTTAGATGTTAGTGGTAAAAACAAGCGCTCTACGAATGAAGCTGAAGTGCAAGCGATTATGAAAGAACTAAGAGAATTTATCAAATGGGCGGCTACCCATAAGAATGATGAACATGATAAAGGAATCTGGGAAGTAGCATGTATAACTTTTTACAATGGCCAACGAAAAGCTATGGCAGATGAACTAAAGAAATTAACGGGACAAAAAAATAGGCTGGCTAATTTTTCAATCGGAAATGTTGAAATTAAAAATTATACAGTGGATAAATTCCAAGGCCAGGAAGCGGATATCACATTCCTATCAATGGTTCGAACTGACAGAATCGGCTTTATGGATAATCCGAATCGATTAAATGTAGCCATTACACGTGCAAGATACCAGCGTGTTATTGTGGGTAAATATCAGTTTTTCCTAAATAATAAGCAATCCGAACAATTAAGGCTTTTACCGAGGGAAGCGACGAAAATGACGATAAGTCAAAAAGAGTTAGGAGAGTGAAATAGATGAAGATGACCCTTAAACGATCAGGTGGAGTGAAATCATTTGAGGCCATCCTAACCATGGAATGGTTTTCTCCGGATCGTCCAGATATAGTAGAATTGCTTGCATTTTTAAAAGAAAATGGCGGACTCGCTTCTGTCGATAAATTGAAAACGATGATGGGAAACGTACCCGATTTTGTTGCAGAAGGTGTAATTAATCATTTAAAGAGTACAGGCTTTATCCATCCGCATGGACTCATTTCGACGAAAGGTAACAAAGTCGTGGAAACGGGAAAAGTGCCGATTGAAGAGAAAGGTCAGTATAAGTTTTATTACATTGAAGATTCCCTTTTGGAAAATTACTTACTCCATTTTGAGCGCAGTTCCAAGATCATGAATGATAAGACTGCCTATATAGACGTAAAATTGTTTCAAGAAAAGAAGTATGATTCTGTCATTAACTCGCATCGTTTTCAAATAAAAGGTTTTGATGGGCAGAGTAAGATGGCGTATATAGAAGAAGATAGTGGTAAATACCAACTAGAATGGGAGATTGATTTATCCCGAGAAAACCCATCAAGAATGTTTTTATCAGGAGAATTGGGAAAACGAAATAATGGACGAACCCAAAAGTTCCCGAATAAAGAGATCGTCGCTAAGACGTATATTGATCCCTATCAATTTATTAGTCTTATTATTCAAAAAGTAAAAAAGAAAGAAATGGAATGGAATGAGGGAAAAAGAATCCTTCTAGTTCCATTTGACATGGTCACAGAGGAGGAACTTTCGACATTAACCACTTCATTAAAAGTCCCAGATTGGGGTGAAGCTGGACGATTTGGAGGTTTTGGTGCATCTGAAATAAATATGATTCCAATCGGACCGCTCAATGCCGTCGAAGCGAAAAAATGGGTGATTGCATTAGCGAAAACATTTCTTCAAGAAGGGTATAAAAATCAAACAGAGCTTTACTCATTTTTAGAAGGATTAAAGGCTGAGACAGCATTTAGTAGTTATGAGTATGTCTTTGATGGCATTACAATTAGCGATATTTTAGATGAGGTCAGACACAAAGAAGATTATCAGGCATTTTGGAACTTACAGGCCCCAATTGATTTGTTCCTTGAATTGGATGACAAGTTTATTGTTCGGAATAAGAGATTGGACCTTGCAGCAGGAATGCAGTTTTCTATGCTGGAATTAATTGACGAATTAGTTGGTTATGAAGTACCTGACACACTTGTATTTTCGTCCAAATTTGTTCAAAATCCAGCGCAAGTAAGAAAATTTGAGTTGTTTGTAAAAGCTTTTAAAGCAAAAGGTGTTAAAAATGTATTGCTCGTAACGAAACATGGTGTGAGCTTCCAAGATAAAGAGATTAAGGTGGAAAGCTACGATAATGTCTATGTTGGAAGTATTCCACCTCATGATCGTTATTTTGCTTTTAAAGCAAATGGCAATTGGCATCGATATAAAATGACTGCTGAGCTTGACCAATGTCGATTTGAACGAATTTTTGATGCAAATGAGCATACACGTGGTTCGTGGCAAGATATTTCCTTTATGGAAATCTTACCGGAAGTATTTCCGCAAAAATTAAATGAACAATTGAGTATGATGGAAGAGGTGTACTACCTATGACAACAGCTACTCTCCATATGAAGCAGATTGAGGAAAGACAAGATAATTCCGACAAAGTTCTACACAACATTTGGGAAAAACAAAGTGCACATGATTTGGACGCGGATTTGGAACAATTAATTCATGTTGTTGTCAGTAAATTAAGAGAAGCAACAGATGTTGTTTGTTTGAGTAGCAACGTCCCACTCCCAAAGGAAATTTTACAAGAAATTCCTAGGCTCGCTCAACGAGGAGTACGGGTTTATTTATTGTTAAATGAATTCGATCATCTGTATGCAAGTTTTATCAATAATAAGGCAATCATTCGAATCGATGAACATGTTGTTGGAAATATACTCCTTATTGACCCAAAGCTTACGACAAAAAGTGGCTATTTGTTTTCTTTCAATAGTTTTAATTCGGTAAAAAACGGAACTCATTTTTATGTTCCGTTTGATGGCACTCAGTTGAAGGAGGCCTATCACTATTTTCTTAGCAGGTTTTGGTCATCGATGGAAGAATATCGTGATAGTAAAATGGAGAGGAACAGTCAACAATTGTCACCACCGTTTGACATCTATCCGTTAATCGATCCAGAGGGCTTTTACTATAATAGTAGAAATTCTCACTATTTACGCTCGCAACTGGAAGAGATCATCCTGCAAGCAAATCGAAGTCTTCAGATTGGACTTTCAAAATATAATGAGTTAGATGCTCTATATGCTACCTTGTACCTAAAGGCAGAGCAGGGAGTCTCCATAACACTGTATACTGGTTTACATGTTGAGCACGATTTTTTAAAGGAATTTCGAGATAACGAGAATGTGGTTGTGAAGGCAGTCGAACATTTAAACAACTTCTTTGTATTGGCGGATAATGATGCTGGATTATTGTTAAGTGGTACTTTAGACGGGCATAATGAAGCGGGAATATCATTGAGTCCCAAGGCGGTTCAAGACTTTATTAACCGACTAAATCGACTGGAACCAAATATGTGGTCCTTTCGTAAAGAAATACGACTTGGAGAGATTCAAACCAGAAAAATATTCATCGACCATTTTAATAAACAATTTAAAGAAAAAGAAATTGAAGAGTTCACAACAGTGGATTACGGCGAAATTGTTGCTCCCACATTGCGGGCCTTTTTCGAGGGAGCTCATAAGCCGGGGAAAAAGCAATCAGACGAATTAGCAATGACTACCATTCATCGATGGAAGTTAATTCCGCCTGTGTTAGATGATAACGCCAAGCAAGATGCCTTATATGATCAGTGGGAAAAAGAAACTACAAAACTAAAAAAATATGTCGAACAAGTTCTTGAGTACGCAAAAACAGTAGGTAAGGAAAAGAAAGCATTTTTCGGATCCATTTTCGGTAGACTTTTCCAAAAAGACGACAAGGTTGATGTAGAAAAGATTATCCAAGGCCTGGAATCAGCAACAATAGAGATGGACAAAGGGATCTTCAAATGGTCAGCTGCCGATGAACTATTAAAGAAAATAGAGCAGTACACTTCAAAGTTGTTGGAACAGCAATTAGAGTTGAAGGAAAAACAAGATTACTACGAGAAAAAAGAAAAATGGGAGCAAGAGAGAAATACAGTATTAAAGGAAAAACAGGATAAAGAAGCTGCGTTGAAAGCTTTAGAACATGAATATAGTGAAGTAGAATCGCAAATGAATGAAGTTGCCCCAGAATTACTGGATGAAATCAGTTTATATAAGCTTGAAATACAGGACCTTGAAGAAAAACTGTCGTTAATAGCAGTGGAGGAACAAGAAGCTCTTTCGTTGAAAAATGTTCATGATGTGGTGCTCAAGGTTTGTGCAAATTTAGATGAGAGAATTAAAGGATTTCAGAAGTTAAAGAATGCCGAAAAGAAAAAGTATTTTACGAACAAGGTTGAACCTTATTTAAAAGGTGAATTTGATAGTATCGGTAAACTTGATATTTTGAAGTCGATCTTAGATTCAAATAATATTAAAGACGGCAAAGAAAAGATGAAATACGTGAAGAAGGAAATTGCTACACACGTAGAGTTAAGAGAAGAAATACCTTCTGATAAGGAAGACATTTTAAAGCAGTATGAAGAACTGTGTGAAGAAAAAGATAAATTAAATCACCAATTAACGCAGCTAGAGCAAAAAGGGTCGGAAAATAAAAAAGAAGAGAAGACTAAGCTACAAAAACTAGACAAAGAAATTCAAAAGGCTAATCAAGAATTATCACAAAATGAAAAAAGATTGGAGAAATTAGGGGAAGAATTTAACTATTCACCTAGCAGCAAGGAAGCTCAAAAACTCCCATTCTCCACAAACTTTACCCTAAACCTACCAAAAGAGAAGCTACCTCACGTTGGGAAGCTATACAAAGTTGGAAAAACACGAAAACTAGCTATCTCCAATCAGCAGCAACTAAGCGCTGGAGAAGAAGAAGCAGTCAGACTGCAGGCTGAATTGGTATTGGGGTAAAGAATGTAAAGTGTAACAGTGCCGAGGTCAGATTATACTTTATTAGCTTACATTGATTGAATTAGTATTATAACAAAAACAAAAGCTCAATATAGGTGGGCTTTTGTTTTTGTTTTTCAGGAAAGTATTTCAATTCTCTAACTTATTTGAAATACCTGATTAAAAAAGTAACTGTAGTAATATTACATATTCTCAAAAGTTTCAATCGTTAGTTTCTCCTCTTCCTCGCGCAATTCCTTAAGCACGTGAGAATAGTGCTTATAAGTCGTTTCGATAGTGCTATGACCCAAACGCTCGCTAACGTAATTAATGTCAACTTTCCTATATAGTAGAATACTTGCATGAGTGTGTCTTAACCCATGCATAGTGATTGGATCGATACCAAGTTCTTGTAAAGTTTTTTGTAAGAGCTTGTTGGCGTTGGTGTTGCTAATTACTCTGTACTTTGACTCTGGGCTATAAAAGACTAATCCATATAGATTAGGTGTAATAGTCTCGAAAAGCCTTCTAAATGCATTCATTGTCTTTTTATCTAGTTTGATTGTACGGTTGGATGCTTCATTTTTCGTTGGACCGAAACCTTCAGGATGTCTTTTCGCATAACCCCATGTTTTGTTAATGGTTATTGTGTTGTTTTTAAAGTCAAAATCCTTTCTTGTCAATCCCACTAACTCGCCAAACCTCGCTCCAGAAGTTAATCCTAATAGAATTAGATAATAACCTAGCCCTTCACCTAACAAACTATAAATCGTTTCTAGTAATATTTTAGTTTCAAAATAATTTAAATGCTTTTCTTCTGGCTTCTTCGCAGGATTGCTCCAGGTGAGTACGGCTTTCCTTGTGAAATCATGTAGGATAATTTGCTCTTCAATCGCATCCTGTACGCACGATCGAATATGGATATTCACTTTCTCAACAGTCTCTTTAGCCTTATTAGCTCCAAAGTTATTTAAAAAAAGCTGGTAGTCATGGCGTTTGATTTCCTGGAGTGGTTTGCCGCCAAAATAATCTTTAATAACTCTATAAGTATAATCGTAATGAAGTTTGGTGGTATTTGTTAAATTAGATTTATATAATGTCATCCATTTTTCAAAATAATCATCAAAAGGCATCTGCTTCAAATGTGGTAAAATCCCTTTTGCTAGATTTGCCTCAATTTCTGCTGCTGCAATTTGTGCTTCCTTTTTGGTTTTGAATCCACCTTTTCGTATCAGCTTCGAAACACCTTTCACCATATGACTTACAGTAAATTGATAGGTTTTACCCCGTTTTTGTATACTCGCCATTCTATGATGTCACCTTTCTAATGTTGTTTGGGGTTTAACCAAGCACGATATAAAAGGTGTGCTTGGTAATTCAGTATATTAGTAGTTTTTTAAGCAAAAATCCGATCGAAGTTTTCATCTAAAAACTTTGCCATCTTTGATGCTTGAAATGACCAGGTTTGTCCTTTGCTTTTTGGATAGAATACAAATCCACCGTTTTCTGCATCTAGTATTTTCTTGAAACTTGTTGGATAAAGTATATTTTCTTTGATCCATTCGCTTTTTCTATTCACTCGATTCTCAAGGTCTTTCATAGACCAGTAGACTCCTGTTAACTGAAGTTTTTTCAGTTCTTGTAACTCGATTTTAGAAATAATTACGGAATCTGAAGGGATAGGAATGTTTATATTTACTGATAGTGCTTGAACGTAACTAGGTTCCTTTTGATGGTAGAAAAGATGATTTTTACTTTGATTATCTTGATATACAGTTGCAATTTCTGTTGCCATTCTGTTCACCTCCTGGTTGAAAATGTTTATCAAAGATACTTGGTTATCGGTAGGATAATAGAAATTATTTGGGCCAAATAATGGAAATATCTCTAACATTAATGATTAATATATTTATGTATTAATAGTAATATTGAATTAGAAGATTGGAAAATTTTCGTGGGGGTAGGGGATATTATAAAATATTGCAAGAATATTCTAAAACTGTATAAACTCCAGTATATCTACTAGTTAGAGTAAACGCATCTGAATTATCCAAGTTTGTAAACATACTCTATATTAAAGATGGTATAAATCACTGTTACATCAAAAGCAGCAAGTAAAAAAAAATTTTTTGATAATAATTAACTATTGATGCTTCTAATTTTGAAGTATTAAAATTCTCCTACTCCTAAGAGGGGGTGTCTTATATTACTAGTACAGGATAGTAAATCGTTTGGTAACTAGTAATAATGCATTATTGTATAATCAAAATATAGATACTATAGGTTGTGTCTTATTTATAGATTATTAGTAGGTGGAAACGTTGAATATTAATCCAATGATTTATGACTTTGTAAATTAAAGGTGAAATTTGCTAATGAATTTTCTTGTTATTTAAAATCGGAACAAAAAAGGCATAAGTCTAAAAGATCTGTATCCAATAATTCACTATTACAGATTATAAATTTAATGAAAATAAGTGCACTTGGGTCGTAGGGGAGAAGTATAAAGTAATATATAAGGGGTAATGTGCAACACCGAAAAGAAGAATTGAAAGTCATTTGTTTTATTCGAAGCACAACAAATTACGTCAAGGTAATGTATACAAAGTTTGTAAGAAAGCAGATTATCCAAAATCAGGAA from Niallia sp. FSL W8-0635 carries:
- a CDS encoding DUF771 domain-containing protein produces the protein MNIPIPSDSVIISKIELQELKKLQLTGVYWSMKDLENRVNRKSEWIKENILYPTSFKKILDAENGGFVFYPKSKGQTWSFQASKMAKFLDENFDRIFA
- a CDS encoding AAA domain-containing protein, translated to MNLYYKALYDDSRKANNMVTAVDDNMRKFERYLTLAIKALREKKHVRAKWDTVEDPTKLIIDPLCYQITLSTSSVLEVFMDENYLELNVENNVPFEPGSGIRLDNNFMPLLPTQFELISISSTRHLLRITDSSAYNGEKQALTSNGSIATITPFEIKDISQNGHHLTLSGKTYNEKKGSYSFEIKGEINEDEDLYINGLYMNQSDWHIANLSGDLYFNEKGERIPILERNGNALYVSQSFPKPKKITHGGIDVHFKIQTIPIPKKIHVNGVEIAIEHNRDSFETLSNVSGLSNDHIYRDPENGIDMFKISKYDQKSSSRKGQLAIRLIDEEEDDESFSKSNVDYFFDQDTEELEGILDGKQVRLKIEKVLPDERILFISRHDRTTLKFSDIPEVLSIRVNTYQLEMQRKAIQKLKRVPLTDQKPLIDLSRRKEREKVWKSFTPETITEWKVLTDHTREGVQAQRSFVSKALATPDFALLEGPPGSGKTTTILELIVQLIQRGKRILLCGSTHVSLDNVLERLQEKNLLDGIFPLRIGKQDSISEKIKEFTMDNYENSKFRDVLIESANLVCGTTFGILKHPLFNLNGDEPPVPKYDYLIIDESSKTTFQEFLIPALFAKRWILVGDIKQLPPFNDREHVNAAIDDDEKLSPALKQACLLIYQYIHDFRVRMPVCLVLQDDVIKNIQSELAVADPDDMKKRVVVIDENPTVDSISFVGISQMDIKKKNPIVWSMQGAEVIFVSEKLYSLVENQIPTNMVVIKDDWENSSNHYQVNAFYSRHPQELHQSLQYTWKSSRKREALAIDFFSEQKKFLKEKTWASEYGWRLVRSFELENVDNSRTRENLKRNLELLSPNTAAAHILKDIETVGDIALPSILQALQDGVGKNRDQSLETTLNSGFNMEEKQNRFVSLDYQHRMHPEISQFPRSYFYNNEALRDSSYTRYKREWTYNRYQNRNIWLDVSGKNKRSTNEAEVQAIMKELREFIKWAATHKNDEHDKGIWEVACITFYNGQRKAMADELKKLTGQKNRLANFSIGNVEIKNYTVDKFQGQEADITFLSMVRTDRIGFMDNPNRLNVAITRARYQRVIVGKYQFFLNNKQSEQLRLLPREATKMTISQKELGE
- a CDS encoding site-specific integrase; translation: MASIQKRGKTYQFTVSHMVKGVSKLIRKGGFKTKKEAQIAAAEIEANLAKGILPHLKQMPFDDYFEKWMTLYKSNLTNTTKLHYDYTYRVIKDYFGGKPLQEIKRHDYQLFLNNFGANKAKETVEKVNIHIRSCVQDAIEEQIILHDFTRKAVLTWSNPAKKPEEKHLNYFETKILLETIYSLLGEGLGYYLILLGLTSGARFGELVGLTRKDFDFKNNTITINKTWGYAKRHPEGFGPTKNEASNRTIKLDKKTMNAFRRLFETITPNLYGLVFYSPESKYRVISNTNANKLLQKTLQELGIDPITMHGLRHTHASILLYRKVDINYVSERLGHSTIETTYKHYSHVLKELREEEEKLTIETFENM